A stretch of DNA from Sporichthya brevicatena:
CGGTAGTCCTCGTACCAGAGCCCGACCGCCTCGAAGTGATGGGGCGTCAGGATCACGATCAGGTCGTCCACCTCCGCGGTCAGCCGCTCCGCCGTGTCCGGCGCCGCCACCGGGACCGCGAGGACCACCCGCGCCGGGCCGTACGACCGCAGCCCGCGCACCGCGGCCTCGGCCGTCACCCCCGTCGCGAGCCCGTCGTCGACCAGGACGACCTCCGCCCCGGCCAGCGGAGGCAGCGCGCGATCGCCCCGGTACCGCGCGACGCGGCGCTCCAACTCGGTGCGCGCGGCGGCGGTCAGCTCCCGCCACGTCCGCTCCCGGATCCGCGGGGCGTGCGCGTAGACGACCGGCTCGGCCAGGCCCTCCGCGATCGCGCCGATCCCGAACTCCGGTTGCTCCGGCAG
This window harbors:
- a CDS encoding phosphoribosyltransferase, yielding MRFTDRRDAGRRLAPRVAALNLTDPVVLALPRGGVPVAAPIAEALAAPLEVFVARKVGLPEQPEFGIGAIAEGLAEPVVYAHAPRIRERTWRELTAAARTELERRVARYRGDRALPPLAGAEVVLVDDGLATGVTAEAAVRGLRSYGPARVVLAVPVAAPDTAERLTAEVDDLIVILTPHHFEAVGLWYEDYRQTGDDEVLALLAGAAS